In Streptomyces sclerotialus, one genomic interval encodes:
- the rsrA gene encoding mycothiol system anti-sigma-R factor — protein sequence MSCGDPHETDCSEVLDHLYEYLDREMPDGECTKFEEHFDECSPCLEKYGLEQAVKKLVKRCCGQDDVPSDLRSKVMGRIELIRAGETVPEKSVLEQAQQESAAAEGPGHQAGPTDAGAPTEAARAE from the coding sequence ATGAGCTGCGGTGACCCGCACGAGACGGATTGCTCCGAGGTCCTGGACCACCTGTACGAGTATCTCGACCGCGAGATGCCGGACGGGGAGTGCACCAAGTTCGAGGAGCACTTCGACGAGTGCTCGCCCTGCCTGGAGAAGTACGGCCTCGAACAGGCCGTCAAGAAGCTCGTGAAGCGCTGCTGCGGCCAGGACGACGTCCCCTCGGACCTGCGTTCGAAGGTCATGGGGCGGATCGAGCTGATCCGGGCCGGCGAGACCGTGCCCGAGAAGAGCGTGCTGGAACAGGCACAGCAGGAGTCCGCGGCCGCCGAGGGCCCGGGCCACCAGGCCGGCCCGACCGACGCCGGTGCACCCACCGAGGCCGCACGCGCCGAATAA
- a CDS encoding HD-GYP domain-containing protein, giving the protein MRQLPVAAYAYIGCAVLAAAGCAVPAVLPAAGTPWPTVALLAVLYAGCERIRDCPLTRALARGARSGGVPGPAEGMPPRWGCPVLLAGVFLLPPAAAALVALPGALLSRTEKRSATARRVWHAAELALAAWAAAQVFGAGGSRAVLTPEFPYALLPAAAATAAFCTVLAALDGGVLVAAERHAPRTAWRGLLLRSLAPHLAHGLAGLMMAVLWRSSYGPPAALLVLLPMYISCWVFAQYHRERAAHQATIRALVQAVDLKDRYTRGHSERVGRASVMIARELGMAEDRLEVIRFAGILHDVGKLGVPTRLLRKDGPLTPEERRVIELHPEYGHEIVRGIGFLGEARAAILHHHERMDGKGYPYGLRGREIPEFARVVAVADAFDAMTSTRSYRRARPVAAAVAELRRSAGAQLDPRMVRALVAALARHGWQPEVVTAGTDGPAPPLPRHPRVTLRRRTAAPEAVPPPGTAALPGTAAAPSPGPAAAPHPGPAGGER; this is encoded by the coding sequence ATGCGGCAGCTGCCCGTGGCCGCGTACGCGTACATCGGTTGTGCCGTGCTGGCGGCGGCCGGCTGTGCCGTCCCCGCCGTCCTGCCCGCCGCCGGGACGCCCTGGCCCACCGTGGCCCTGCTCGCCGTGCTCTACGCCGGCTGCGAGCGCATCCGCGACTGCCCGCTGACCCGGGCCCTGGCCCGGGGGGCCCGCTCGGGCGGCGTCCCGGGCCCCGCCGAGGGCATGCCGCCCCGGTGGGGCTGCCCCGTGCTGCTCGCCGGGGTCTTCCTGCTGCCACCCGCCGCGGCCGCCCTGGTCGCCCTCCCCGGCGCGCTCCTCTCCCGTACCGAGAAGCGCTCGGCCACCGCCCGCCGTGTCTGGCACGCCGCCGAACTGGCCCTGGCCGCCTGGGCCGCCGCGCAGGTCTTCGGCGCGGGCGGCAGCCGCGCCGTGCTCACCCCCGAGTTCCCCTACGCGCTGCTGCCCGCGGCGGCCGCCACCGCCGCCTTCTGCACCGTCCTCGCGGCCCTGGACGGCGGCGTGCTGGTCGCCGCCGAGCGGCACGCGCCCCGCACCGCCTGGCGCGGCCTGCTGCTCCGCTCCCTCGCCCCGCACCTGGCGCACGGCCTGGCCGGGCTGATGATGGCCGTCCTCTGGCGCAGCTCCTACGGGCCGCCCGCCGCGCTGCTCGTCCTGCTGCCCATGTACATCTCCTGCTGGGTCTTCGCGCAGTACCACCGCGAACGCGCGGCGCACCAGGCGACCATCCGCGCCCTCGTCCAGGCCGTCGACCTCAAGGACCGCTACACCCGCGGCCACAGCGAACGCGTCGGCCGCGCCTCCGTGATGATCGCCCGCGAACTCGGCATGGCCGAGGACCGCCTCGAAGTGATCCGCTTCGCCGGCATCCTGCACGACGTCGGCAAGCTCGGCGTGCCCACCCGGCTGCTGCGCAAGGACGGCCCGCTCACCCCCGAGGAGCGGCGCGTCATCGAACTGCACCCGGAGTACGGCCACGAGATCGTCCGCGGCATCGGCTTCCTCGGCGAGGCCAGGGCCGCGATCCTGCACCACCACGAGCGCATGGACGGCAAGGGGTACCCCTACGGCCTCAGGGGGCGCGAGATCCCCGAATTCGCCCGGGTGGTCGCGGTCGCCGACGCCTTCGACGCGATGACCTCCACCCGCTCCTACCGCCGCGCCCGCCCGGTCGCCGCCGCCGTCGCCGAACTGCGCCGCAGCGCGGGTGCCCAGCTCGACCCGCGCATGGTCCGCGCCCTGGTCGCCGCGCTCGCCCGGCACGGCTGGCAGCCCGAGGTCGTCACCGCCGGCACCGACGGGCCCGCGCCGCCGCTGCCCCGCCACCCGCGCGTCACCCTCCGCAGGCGCACCGCGGCGCCGGAGGCCGTGCCCCCGCCCGGCACGGCCGCCCTGCCCGGCACCGCGGCGGCACCGTCCCCCGGACCCGCCGCCGCGCCGCACCCCGGGCCCGCCGGAGGTGAGCGGTGA
- a CDS encoding HD-GYP domain-containing protein, translating to MGHTLWRGLADPGIALAFGALIAVGELARWGAGPSARGGAGALPGDRESAPLGVAGALAYALLGEVGGRATSHGVLQTVAVVVAAGLVGLVPHVARGRGPALDHIARRVLTVGFAATCFQPLYNTGRLAAWIGDGTYYTCYLLGLLALTALCDAVLAAALAKARTGWPYGPLLRDELRSLLGIGSAICATGLVIALATAVAGLWALPVFCLPLLLTQFSFRRYAAVRATYRQTIASLARATEIAGYTPPGHARRVAVLSRAVGRELGLGEADLSVLEYAALMHDIGQLSLVDPVTGGATAGLPPAEQRRIALLGGAVVRQTGVPAEVAMIVERQADPFRDQPLPARIVRTVNAYDDLAGGDGGPGGTLRALERLRLSTAQDFEPRVVEALARVLARPLGPA from the coding sequence CTGGGCCACACCCTCTGGCGCGGCCTCGCCGACCCCGGCATCGCCCTCGCGTTCGGCGCCCTCATAGCGGTCGGCGAGCTGGCCCGCTGGGGCGCGGGGCCGTCGGCGCGCGGCGGCGCGGGCGCGCTGCCCGGCGACCGTGAGAGCGCCCCGCTCGGCGTCGCCGGAGCCCTGGCCTACGCCCTGCTCGGCGAGGTCGGCGGCCGCGCGACCTCGCACGGCGTCCTGCAGACCGTCGCCGTCGTCGTCGCGGCCGGACTCGTGGGTCTCGTCCCCCATGTGGCGCGCGGCCGCGGCCCGGCGCTGGACCACATCGCCCGCCGCGTCCTGACCGTCGGCTTCGCCGCCACCTGCTTCCAGCCGCTCTACAACACCGGCCGGCTGGCCGCCTGGATCGGCGACGGCACGTACTACACCTGCTACCTCCTCGGCCTGCTCGCGCTCACCGCCCTGTGCGACGCCGTGCTCGCCGCGGCCCTGGCCAAGGCCCGTACCGGCTGGCCGTACGGTCCCCTCCTCCGCGACGAGCTGCGCTCCCTGCTCGGCATCGGCTCGGCGATCTGCGCGACCGGCCTGGTCATCGCGCTGGCCACGGCCGTCGCCGGGCTGTGGGCACTGCCCGTCTTCTGTCTGCCGCTCCTCCTCACCCAGTTCTCCTTCCGCCGCTACGCCGCCGTCCGCGCCACCTACCGGCAGACCATCGCCTCCCTCGCCCGCGCCACCGAGATCGCCGGCTACACCCCGCCGGGCCATGCCCGCCGGGTCGCCGTCCTCAGCCGCGCCGTCGGCCGGGAACTGGGGCTGGGCGAGGCCGACTTGAGCGTGCTGGAGTACGCGGCGCTGATGCACGACATCGGACAGCTCTCCCTGGTGGACCCGGTGACCGGCGGCGCCACCGCCGGCCTGCCGCCCGCCGAACAGCGCAGGATCGCCCTGCTCGGCGGCGCCGTCGTCCGCCAGACCGGGGTGCCCGCCGAGGTCGCGATGATCGTCGAGCGGCAGGCCGACCCGTTCCGTGACCAGCCGCTCCCCGCCCGTATCGTGCGCACGGTGAACGCCTACGACGACCTCGCGGGCGGGGACGGCGGCCCCGGGGGCACGCTGCGCGCCCTGGAGAGGCTCCGCCTGTCGACCGCACAGGACTTCGAGCCACGGGTCGTGGAGGCCCTCGCCCGGGTGCTCGCCCGGCCCCTCGGCCCGGCCTGA
- a CDS encoding tetratricopeptide repeat protein, whose product MKIFGKVRHRPSASWRQATDRAFTLIGDGRYEDAGALLTRAADMEPWLSESWFNLALLHKFRHDWEQARTAGLRAVALLDREAGAPDWWNVGIAATALQDWPLARRAWQAYGLHVPGEGAPAGEPRGMQLGSAAVRLSPEGEAEVVWGRRLDPARIEVLSIPLPSSGRRWGEVVLHDGVPHGERTTTAGPSYPVFDEIELWAPSPVPTWVVLLEAAGEADRDALERLAADAGYAAEDWSSSVRLLCRTCSESRMPSDEGDGAHLDPHDHSEPGHPGPLGHRTAGSGSLWVPERECGIAAPAGLVRGLLDGWVADSPDTREWRDLEEVC is encoded by the coding sequence GTGAAGATCTTCGGCAAGGTACGGCACCGGCCCTCCGCCTCGTGGCGGCAGGCGACCGACCGCGCTTTCACGCTGATCGGCGACGGCCGTTACGAGGACGCGGGCGCGCTGCTCACCCGCGCCGCCGACATGGAGCCGTGGCTGTCCGAGTCGTGGTTCAACCTCGCCCTGCTGCACAAGTTCCGGCACGACTGGGAGCAGGCCCGCACCGCCGGACTGCGCGCCGTCGCCCTGCTGGACCGCGAGGCCGGGGCCCCCGACTGGTGGAACGTCGGCATCGCGGCCACAGCGCTCCAGGACTGGCCGCTGGCCCGCCGCGCCTGGCAGGCGTACGGCCTGCACGTACCCGGCGAGGGCGCGCCCGCCGGGGAACCGCGCGGCATGCAGCTGGGCAGCGCCGCGGTCCGCCTCTCGCCCGAGGGCGAGGCCGAGGTCGTCTGGGGCCGCCGGCTGGACCCGGCCCGCATCGAAGTGCTCTCCATCCCGCTGCCGTCCTCCGGGCGCCGCTGGGGCGAGGTCGTCCTGCACGACGGCGTCCCGCACGGCGAGCGCACCACCACCGCCGGGCCGTCCTACCCCGTCTTCGACGAGATCGAGCTGTGGGCGCCCTCGCCGGTGCCCACCTGGGTCGTCCTGCTGGAGGCCGCGGGCGAGGCCGACCGGGACGCCCTGGAGCGGCTGGCCGCGGACGCCGGGTACGCCGCCGAGGACTGGTCCTCCTCCGTCCGCCTGCTCTGCCGCACCTGCTCCGAGAGCCGGATGCCCAGCGACGAGGGCGACGGCGCGCATCTGGACCCGCACGACCACAGCGAGCCAGGGCATCCGGGCCCGCTGGGCCACCGCACGGCCGGCTCCGGCTCCCTGTGGGTGCCCGAGCGGGAGTGCGGCATCGCCGCGCCCGCCGGGCTGGTACGGGGCCTGCTGGACGGCTGGGTCGCCGACAGCCCGGACACCCGCGAGTGGCGGGACCTCGAAGAGGTCTGCTGA
- the def gene encoding peptide deformylase, with protein sequence MAQQVFDQDGEQQVNDEFVDDVTDADEREKAYRERGTSRPITVVGNPVLHKECKDVTEFDDELAKLIDDMFASQRTAEGVGLAANQIGVDLKVFVYDCMDDQGVRHVGVVCNPVLDELPAERRVLDDSNEGCLSVPGAYAELARPDYAVVRGQDAQGNPIAVEGTGYFARCLQHETDHLYGYLYIDRLSKRDRKDALKQMAEREPRYPVVAND encoded by the coding sequence ATGGCGCAGCAGGTGTTTGATCAAGACGGCGAGCAGCAGGTGAACGACGAGTTCGTCGACGACGTGACCGACGCGGACGAGCGGGAGAAGGCGTACCGCGAGCGCGGCACCTCCCGCCCGATCACCGTGGTCGGCAATCCGGTGCTGCACAAGGAGTGCAAGGACGTCACCGAGTTCGACGACGAGCTCGCGAAGCTCATCGACGACATGTTCGCCTCCCAGCGCACCGCCGAGGGCGTGGGCCTGGCCGCCAACCAGATCGGCGTCGACCTGAAGGTCTTCGTCTACGACTGCATGGACGACCAGGGCGTACGCCACGTCGGCGTGGTCTGCAACCCGGTCCTGGACGAGCTGCCCGCCGAGCGCCGGGTGCTGGACGACTCCAACGAGGGCTGCCTGTCGGTCCCCGGCGCCTACGCCGAGCTGGCCCGCCCGGACTACGCCGTGGTCCGCGGCCAGGACGCGCAGGGCAACCCGATCGCCGTCGAGGGCACCGGCTACTTCGCCCGCTGCCTCCAGCACGAGACCGACCACCTCTACGGCTACCTCTACATCGACCGCCTCTCCAAGCGCGACCGCAAGGACGCCCTCAAGCAGATGGCGGAGCGCGAGCCGCGCTACCCCGTGGTCGCCAACGACTGA
- a CDS encoding glycoside hydrolase family 20 zincin-like fold domain-containing protein, which yields MASSRPLITGLAGTVLAVLAALLPAGGATAAGPPGAAPDVLPSLRQWDAAPGGVRLAARPLIVLEHADARTERDARRFAGELAERSGTRPAVSSRPARPGDLVLRQDAELQGEWGEEGYRLTSGDRLTVTAATATGVFCGTRTALQLLGDRTAPRGSATDVPSYRERGVGVCACYLHVSVEWFERLLRAMAYRKRLAPGTGGLAAFARSGSATWTLSATSDGYYTVRSAQGAGCPEDRRDRLHGGAPLEAGSELTVEPCAAAAARTQRRQLTEDGGGRLVIRNAVSQLQLSERAADSVAVQTAPDVTTADAARAVAAQR from the coding sequence ATGGCCAGCAGCAGACCTTTGATCACCGGGCTCGCCGGCACCGTTCTCGCGGTGCTCGCCGCGCTCCTCCCCGCCGGCGGTGCCACCGCCGCCGGTCCCCCGGGCGCGGCCCCCGACGTGCTCCCCTCCCTCCGCCAGTGGGACGCCGCGCCGGGTGGGGTCCGGCTCGCCGCGCGCCCGCTGATCGTCCTGGAGCACGCCGACGCCCGTACGGAGCGGGACGCCCGCCGGTTCGCGGGCGAGCTGGCGGAGCGCAGCGGCACGCGTCCCGCGGTCAGCAGCCGCCCCGCGCGCCCCGGCGACCTCGTGCTCCGCCAGGACGCCGAGCTGCAGGGCGAGTGGGGTGAGGAGGGATATCGGCTGACGTCCGGGGACCGGCTCACCGTCACGGCCGCGACCGCCACCGGCGTCTTCTGCGGGACGCGTACCGCGCTGCAGTTGCTCGGCGACCGGACCGCGCCGCGCGGCTCCGCCACCGACGTCCCCTCGTACCGCGAGCGCGGCGTCGGCGTCTGTGCCTGCTACCTCCACGTGTCCGTGGAGTGGTTCGAGCGGCTGCTGCGCGCCATGGCGTACCGCAAGCGGCTCGCGCCGGGCACCGGCGGCCTGGCGGCGTTCGCGCGTTCCGGCAGCGCCACCTGGACGCTGAGCGCCACGTCCGACGGGTACTACACGGTGCGCTCGGCGCAGGGTGCGGGCTGTCCGGAGGACCGGCGGGACAGGCTGCACGGCGGGGCGCCGCTGGAGGCGGGCAGCGAGCTGACCGTGGAGCCCTGTGCGGCGGCGGCGGCGCGGACCCAGCGCCGGCAGCTGACCGAGGACGGCGGCGGGCGGCTGGTGATCCGTAACGCCGTCTCGCAGCTCCAGCTGAGCGAGCGGGCTGCGGACTCGGTGGCCGTGCAGACGGCACCGGACGTCACGACCGCCGACGCGGCACGGGCCGTCGCGGCGCAGCGCTGA
- a CDS encoding ribonucleotide-diphosphate reductase subunit beta produces the protein MPNPSPDHHSATTALRAVAPTTGTAAAQTHTAAPGAVKNLLDPGFELTLRPMRYPDFYDRYRDAIKNTWTVEEVDLHSDVADLAKLSPGEQHLIGRLVAFFATGDSIVANNLVLTLYKHINSPEARLYLSRQLFEEAVHVQFYLTLLDTYLPDPDDRAAAFAAVENIPSIREKAQFCFKWMDSVEEIDRLETKADRRRFLLNLICFAACIEGLFFYGAFAYVYWFRSRGLLHGLATGTNWVFRDESCHMDFAFAVVDTVREEEPELFDAELEQQVTDMLKEAVEAELQFGRDLCGDGLPGMNTDSMREYLQCVADQRLRRLGFAPVYGSENPFSFMELQNVQELTNFFERRASAYQVAVEGSVAFDDDF, from the coding sequence ATGCCCAATCCGTCGCCCGACCACCACTCCGCAACGACGGCGCTGCGCGCCGTCGCCCCCACCACCGGAACCGCCGCCGCACAGACGCACACGGCCGCCCCCGGAGCCGTGAAGAACCTCCTCGACCCGGGCTTCGAGCTGACCCTGCGCCCCATGCGGTACCCGGACTTCTACGACCGCTACCGCGACGCGATCAAGAACACCTGGACCGTGGAGGAGGTCGACCTCCACTCCGACGTGGCCGACCTCGCCAAGCTGTCGCCGGGCGAGCAGCACCTGATCGGCCGGTTGGTGGCGTTCTTCGCGACCGGCGACTCGATCGTGGCGAACAACCTGGTGCTGACGCTCTACAAGCACATCAACTCCCCCGAGGCGCGGCTGTATCTGAGCCGTCAGCTGTTCGAGGAGGCCGTACACGTCCAGTTCTACCTGACGCTGCTGGACACCTATCTGCCCGATCCGGACGACCGCGCCGCCGCGTTCGCCGCCGTCGAGAACATCCCCTCCATCCGCGAGAAGGCGCAGTTCTGCTTCAAGTGGATGGACTCGGTGGAGGAGATCGACCGGCTGGAGACCAAGGCCGACCGGCGCCGTTTCCTGCTGAACCTGATCTGCTTCGCGGCGTGCATCGAGGGGCTGTTCTTCTACGGCGCGTTCGCGTACGTGTACTGGTTCCGCTCGCGCGGTCTGCTGCACGGGCTCGCGACCGGCACGAACTGGGTCTTCCGCGACGAGAGCTGCCACATGGACTTCGCGTTCGCCGTGGTGGACACCGTGCGCGAGGAGGAGCCCGAGCTGTTCGACGCGGAGCTGGAGCAGCAGGTCACCGACATGCTCAAGGAGGCCGTGGAGGCCGAGCTGCAGTTCGGCCGTGACCTGTGCGGGGACGGCCTGCCGGGCATGAACACCGACTCGATGCGCGAGTACCTGCAGTGCGTCGCCGACCAGCGGCTGCGGCGCCTCGGCTTCGCGCCGGTGTACGGCTCGGAGAACCCGTTCTCCTTCATGGAGCTGCAGAACGTCCAGGAGCTGACGAACTTCTTCGAGCGCCGGGCCTCCGCGTACCAGGTCGCCGTCGAGGGCTCGGTCGCCTTCGACGACGACTTCTAG
- a CDS encoding ribonucleoside-diphosphate reductase subunit alpha, whose protein sequence is MTIAPAESAQQAQSAQQAQSAQEARPAPAQGHDGPGAALLRTLTDLTADLPATDPGKVAAAALRGRHAGSDEAELRELAMEAAAGLIGDEPQYSKLAARLLTAAIAEEAASQGATGFAASVATGHREGLIADSTAAFVSTHAAALDALVDEALTDGADDRFGYFGLRTVYSRYLLRHPITRKVIETPQHFLLRVACGLAEDRSARALADVAELYGLTSTLSYLPSSPTLFNSGTRHPQMSSCYLLDSPLDELDSIYDRYHQVARLSKHAGGIGLSYSRVRARGSLIRGTNGHSNGIVPFLRTLDASVAAVNQGGRRKGAACVYLETWHADIEEFLELRDNTGEEARRTHNLNIAHWIPDEFMRRVEADQDWSLFSPVDAPELVDLYGAEFDAAYRKAEAAGKAVKAVPARTLYARMMRTLAQTGNGWMTFKDAANRTANQTAEPGRVVHSSNLCTEILEVTDDGETAVCNLGSVNLAAHLRDEAAGWEEAMDWAKLDATVRTAVTFLDRVVDINFYPTEQAGASNSRWRPVGLGLMGLQDVFFRLRLAFDSPEARELSTRISERIMLAAYEASADLAERHGPHPNWSATRTARGVLHPDHYPNAEPRWADRWAALRARIAETGMRNSLLLAIAPTATIASIAGVYECIEPQVSNLFKRETLSGEFLQVNAYLVEDLKKAGSWDARTREALREGNGSVQDVPWIPEEIRALYRTAWEIPQRALIDMAADRTPYLDQSQSLNLFMAAPTIGKLSSMYAYAWKRGIKTTYYLRSRPATRIARAASAADVSAARGTGATATATVPQQAADPEAIACSLENPESCEACQ, encoded by the coding sequence GTGACCATCGCGCCCGCGGAGTCAGCACAACAGGCGCAGTCAGCACAACAGGCCCAGTCGGCACAGGAGGCCCGGCCGGCGCCCGCGCAAGGCCACGACGGCCCCGGCGCGGCCCTGCTGCGCACCCTGACCGACCTCACCGCTGACCTGCCGGCCACCGACCCGGGCAAGGTCGCCGCGGCCGCGCTGCGCGGCCGGCACGCCGGCTCGGACGAGGCGGAGCTGCGGGAGCTGGCGATGGAGGCCGCCGCCGGTCTGATCGGTGACGAGCCGCAGTACTCCAAGCTGGCCGCGCGGCTGCTGACGGCCGCGATCGCCGAGGAGGCCGCGAGCCAGGGCGCGACGGGGTTCGCCGCGTCGGTCGCCACGGGCCACCGTGAGGGCCTGATCGCCGACTCCACGGCCGCGTTCGTGAGCACGCACGCCGCCGCGCTGGACGCGCTGGTCGACGAGGCGCTCACGGACGGCGCCGACGACCGGTTCGGCTACTTCGGCCTGCGCACGGTGTACTCGCGTTATCTGCTGCGTCACCCGATCACCCGGAAGGTCATCGAGACGCCGCAGCACTTCCTGCTGCGGGTGGCGTGCGGCCTGGCCGAGGACCGCTCCGCGCGGGCGCTCGCGGACGTCGCCGAGCTGTACGGGCTGACCAGCACCCTTTCGTACCTCCCCTCCTCCCCCACGCTGTTCAACTCCGGCACCCGTCATCCGCAGATGTCCTCCTGCTATCTGCTGGACTCGCCGCTGGACGAGCTGGACTCGATCTACGACCGGTACCACCAGGTCGCGCGGCTCTCGAAGCACGCCGGCGGCATCGGTCTGTCGTACTCCCGGGTGCGTGCCCGCGGTTCGCTGATCCGCGGCACGAACGGGCACTCCAACGGCATCGTGCCGTTCCTGCGGACGCTCGACGCGTCGGTCGCCGCGGTGAACCAGGGCGGTCGTCGCAAGGGCGCGGCCTGCGTGTACCTGGAGACCTGGCACGCGGACATCGAGGAGTTCCTGGAGCTGCGGGACAACACGGGTGAGGAGGCGCGGCGGACGCACAACCTGAACATCGCGCACTGGATCCCGGACGAGTTCATGCGCCGGGTCGAGGCCGACCAGGACTGGTCGCTGTTCTCGCCGGTGGACGCGCCGGAGCTGGTGGATCTGTACGGCGCGGAGTTCGACGCCGCGTACCGGAAGGCGGAGGCCGCGGGGAAGGCCGTCAAGGCGGTGCCGGCCCGGACGCTGTACGCGCGGATGATGCGGACGCTGGCGCAGACCGGCAACGGCTGGATGACCTTCAAGGACGCCGCCAACCGCACCGCGAACCAGACGGCGGAGCCGGGCAGAGTCGTGCACTCCTCGAACCTGTGCACGGAGATCCTGGAGGTCACGGACGACGGCGAGACGGCCGTGTGCAACCTCGGGTCGGTCAACCTCGCGGCGCACCTCCGCGACGAGGCCGCCGGCTGGGAGGAGGCGATGGACTGGGCGAAGCTGGACGCCACGGTCCGTACGGCCGTGACCTTCCTCGACCGCGTGGTGGACATCAACTTCTACCCGACCGAGCAGGCCGGCGCGTCCAACTCGCGCTGGCGTCCGGTGGGCCTGGGCCTGATGGGGCTCCAGGACGTCTTCTTCCGGCTGCGGCTGGCGTTCGACTCGCCCGAGGCGCGTGAGCTGTCCACCCGGATCTCCGAGCGGATCATGCTCGCGGCGTACGAGGCCTCCGCGGACCTCGCGGAGCGGCACGGGCCGCACCCGAACTGGTCCGCGACGCGCACGGCTCGCGGTGTGCTGCACCCCGATCACTACCCGAACGCCGAGCCGCGCTGGGCGGACCGCTGGGCCGCGCTGCGCGCCCGTATCGCGGAGACGGGCATGCGGAATTCGCTGCTCCTCGCGATCGCGCCGACCGCGACCATCGCGTCCATCGCCGGCGTGTACGAGTGCATCGAGCCGCAGGTCTCCAACCTCTTCAAGCGCGAGACGCTGAGCGGGGAGTTCTTGCAGGTCAACGCGTATCTGGTGGAGGACCTGAAGAAGGCGGGCAGCTGGGACGCGCGGACCCGTGAGGCGCTGCGCGAGGGCAACGGCTCCGTGCAGGACGTGCCGTGGATCCCCGAGGAGATCCGCGCGCTGTACCGCACCGCCTGGGAGATCCCGCAGCGCGCGCTGATCGACATGGCCGCCGACCGCACGCCGTACCTGGACCAGAGCCAGTCCCTGAACCTGTTCATGGCGGCGCCGACCATCGGCAAGCTCAGCTCGATGTACGCGTACGCCTGGAAGCGCGGCATCAAGACCACGTACTACCTGCGGTCGCGTCCGGCGACCCGGATCGCGCGCGCGGCGTCAGCCGCTGATGTCAGCGCCGCGCGCGGTACGGGCGCCACCGCCACCGCCACCGTCCCCCAGCAGGCGGCCGATCCGGAAGCGATCGCCTGCTCCCTGGAAAACCCCGAGTCCTGCGAGGCCTGCCAGTAA